From one Populus alba chromosome 17, ASM523922v2, whole genome shotgun sequence genomic stretch:
- the LOC118027864 gene encoding protein ECERIFERUM 16: MDTKALAKSKRAHTLQHNKGKKPHPNQKPSKTPSTGNNQKPEKSKLPSNWDRYEDDEEDEFGVNLENPSGDNSKKPSFKDYGDGLALPKSKGADFKYLLDEAKSKPHQVDDFPFLEGFLAEESMHGVGPLLAVRGESILSWIGDDNFVVEDETTSSHEASFLSLNLHALAEQLAKVDVSERLFIEADLLPTELGSNTSSSQEFDQMQTTGSVASSNHGPNRKQTTHDKETKTISGELTFEDFSEKNKAVNQDAEIFVSGLTIGNSDPISFIQGLDVKDNLNLNQHGKSNRSTAMESPAQFYASSVAPNSRLPTFEAAAAESELDMLLDSLSETKLLDPSGFGSGTLPVSEKEAAVPLPQLTRNAPGSAKITPAAATLDNVLDDLLEETSNLQEAAAPLPLLARNAHGSLKTTSTAATLDDVLDDLFEETSSLSNQNNMHQPSEKKADHVIQSSSSQSVNKSKVLDDFDSWLDTI; encoded by the exons ATGGACACAAAAGCATTGGCAAAATCAAAGAGAGCACACACATTACAGCACAACAAGGGCAAAAAACCACACCCAAATCAAAAACCCAGCAAAACCCCTTCAACTGGAAACAACCAAAAACCCGAAAAATCTAAGCTTCCATCCAACTGGGATCGGTATGAagatgatgaggaagatgaatTTGGAGTGAATCTTGAAAACCCATCTGGAGATAACAGTAAAAAACCAAGCttcaaggattatggtgatggTCTTGCTTTGCCAAAGAGTAAAGGTGCTGACTTTAAATACCTCCTTGATGAAGCTAAATCAAAACCTCACCAAGTTGACGACTTTCCTTTTCTCGAGGGCTTCTTGGCtg AGGAATCTATGCATGGAGTAGGTCCCTTGCTTGCAGTCAGGGGAGAAAGCATTCTATCATGGATTGGGGATGATAATTTTGTAGTGGAAGATGAAACAACTTCAAGTCATGAG gcGTCATTTCTCTCGCTGAATTTGCATGCTCTTGCGGAACAACTAGCTAAAGTGGACGTATCAGAGAGGCTCTTCATTGAAGCAGATCTATTACCAACAGAATTG GGATCAAATACAAGCAGCAGCCAGGAATTTGACCAAATGCAAACAACAGGATCAGTGGCAAGCAGCAATCATGGACCTAACAGAAAACAAACAACTCATGATAAAGAAACCAAGACAATCTCTGGAGAATTGACTTTTGAGGATTTTTCTGAGAAGAACAAGGCTGTTAATCAAGATGCCGAGATTTTTGTATCAGGGTTGACCATAGGCAACTCAGACCCAATTTCATTTATTCAGGGATTAGATGTTAAggataatttgaatttaaatcagCATGGTAAATCCAATCGAAGCACAGCTATGGAATCCCCAGCACAGTTCTATGCGAGTTCTGTTGCCCCTAACAGCAGGCTGCCCACGTTCGAAGCAGCAGCTGCTGAGTCTGAATTGGATATGCTTCTTGACTCACTTAGCGAGACCAAGCTACTTGATCCTTCTGGATTTGGGTCAGGTACTTTACCTGTTTCAGAGAAAGAGGCTGCTGTACCTCTGCCACAACTTACAAGAAATGCCCCTGGTTCAGCAAAAATCACCCCCGCTGCTGCCACCCTGGACAACGTGCTTGATGATTTACTTGAGGAAACATCTAATTTACAAGAGGCTGCTGCACCATTGCCACTACTTGCAAGAAATGCCCACGGTTCTTTGAAAACCACCTCTACTGCTGCCACTCTAGATGACGTGCTTGATGATTTATTCGAGGAAACATCTAGCTTGTCAAACCAAAACAATATGCATCAGCCTTCAGAAAAGAAGGCTGATCACGTAATTCAATCTTCTTCGTCTCAGTCTGTCAACAAGTCAAAAGTTTTGGATGATTTTGACTCATGGTTAGATACAATTTAA
- the LOC118027866 gene encoding zinc finger protein MAGPIE, protein MSEKIMATEEAITSSNSGFVENPVGGSNPPALKKKRNLPGTPDPDAEVIALSPKTLMATNRFLCEICGKGFQRDQNLQLHRRGHNLPWKLKQRTNKEVKKRVYVCPEKTCVHHHPSRALGDLTGIKKHFCRKHGEKKWKCEKCSKRYAVQSDWKAHSKTCGTREYKCDCGTLFSRRDSFITHRAFCDALAEETARVNAVSTINNLTAGSINYHLMGNPLGPNMNMTQHFSSIFKPISSNDHQTRQGTGVSLWMNQGVPQVSEALMGDNIQEIHQLRSVTSSGAMFGDLLAVSCSHAPPSDHNYQLNWPVFGNKISSNNAHEELTSTLVLPLTNVKEAAAASQLASVPSLYSTQQQQSHQATSANMSATALLQKAAQIGATSTDPSFLGSFALKSSAKKVQDGNKFCGLYGSSPVSTNPASDVENSGSDQISSLSHLQMYPKRQKIFQSDQDSPAGGQTRDFLGVGVQAICHPSSIDGWI, encoded by the exons ATGTCAGAGAAGATCATGGCAACAGAAGAAGCAATAACAAGTAGTAACAGTGGTTTTGTTGAAAACCCTGTTGGTGGATCCAATCCCCCCGCtctaaagaagaagagaaacctCCCAGGAACTCCAG ATCCTGACGCAGAAGTCATAGCTTTATCACCAAAAACTCTCATGGCCACCAACAGATTCTTGTGTGAAATATGCGGTAAAGGGTTTCAGAGAGATCAAAATCTACAACTCCATAGGAGAGGACACAACCTTCCATGGAAGCTCAAGCAAAGGACTAACAAAGAAGTAAAAAAGCGTGTTTACGTCTGCCCTGAAAAGACCTGTGTCCATCATCATCCTTCTAGGGCTCTTGGAGACTTAACAGGTATAAAGAAGCACTTTTGTAGGAAGCATGGAGAGAAGAAGTGGAAGTGTGAAAAATGTTCAAAAAGATACGCTGTGCAATCAGATTGGAAAGCGCACTCAAAGACTTGTGGCACTAGGGAGTACAAATGTGACTGTGGGACTCTATTTTCAAg GAGAGATAGCTTCATCACTCACAGAGCCTTCTGTGATGCCTTAGCAGAGGAAACAGCAAGAGTAAATGCAGTATCTACCATAAACAACTTGACTGCTGGGAGCATCAATTATCATCTGATGGGGAATCCATTAGGGCCTAACATGAACATGACACAgcatttctcttcaattttcaAGCCAATTTCAAGCAACGATCACCAAACAAGACAGGGTACTGGAGTTTCCTTGTGGATGAACCAAGGAGTTCCCCAAGTGAGTGAAGCATTAATGGGCGATAACATTCAAGAGATTCATCAACTTCGCTCTGTGACTAGTTCAGGAGCTATGTTTGGTGACCTTCTTGCTGTTTCGTGCTCACATGCTCCACCATCTGATCATAATTATCAGTTAAATTGGCCAGTTTTTGGAAACAAGATCTCTTCAAATAATGCTCACGAGGAGCTGACAAGCACTTTAGTACTTCCTTTAACCAACGTTAAGGAAGCAGCTGCTGCAAGTCAGCTAGCAAGTGTTCCTTCATTGTATAGCACCCAACAACAGCAGTCCCATCAAGCAACTTCGGCCAACATGTCAGCCACTGCCTTGCTGCAAAAAGCTGCTCAGATCGGTGCAACTTCAACCGATCCATCATTCCTTGGAAGTTTTGCGCTAAAGAGCAGTGCTAAAAAGGTTCAAGATGGGAACAAGTTCTGTGGACTCTATGGTTCCAGCCCTGTAAGCACTAATCCAGCAAGTGACGTGGAGAACTCAGGAAGTGATCAGATCTCCTCTTTGAGTCACCTTCAAATGTACCCTAAAAGGCAGAAAATATTTCAAAGTGATCAAGACAGTCCTGCAGGAGGGCAAACCAGAGACTTTCTTGGTGTTGGTGTACAAGCCATATGCCACCCGTCATCCATCGATGGCTGGATTTAA
- the LOC118027865 gene encoding glutaredoxin-C9, producing MQQAIPYKSWLPLYTNNKPLISPSQLVSHHSNGGVVAAQEVLKGSRNISEMVQENAIIVFARSGCCMSHVAKRLLLGLGVNPAVYEIDEADEISVLEELEMIGNDIGGEGNNKMKVQFPALFIGGKLFGGLDTLMATHISGELVPILKEAGALWL from the coding sequence ATGCAGCAGGCAATACCTTACAAGTCATGGCTACCCTTGTACACCAACAACAAGCCTCTCATAAGCCCTTCACAACTTGTTAGCCACCATAGCAATGGGGGAGTGGTTGCAGCTCAAGAAGTGCTCAAAGGGTCAAGAAATATAAGCGAGATGGTACAAGAGAATGCAATCATAGTGTTTGCTAGAAGTGGATGCTGCATGAGCCATGTAGCGAAGCGTTTGCTTTTAGGGCTTGGTGTGAATCCAGCTGTTTATGAGATTGATGAGGCTGATGAGATTAGTGTTTTAGAAGAACTGGAAATGATTGGTAATGATATTGGTGGAGAGGGGAATAATAAGATGAAAGTTCAGTTTCCTGCTCTTTTCATCGGTGGAAAGCTGTTTGGGGGATTGGATACACTTATGGCTACTCATATTTCAGGAGAATTGGTTCCTATTTTGAAAGAAGCTGGAGCCTTATGGCTTTGA